The window AAATGTCTATCAAtagtttatttactttattttattttatcaacaaTTCAGTTTTCTCAAGTAAAACATACGAGGGACGGATTAGGTGGATGTAAACTGCGGAATTGAAAgtttatgaaaaatatgagagaTAAAATAAGTACGAGGGCAACACTGCGCAATAACTAAAACCTAGAAATCGTTTGGTAAAAGTGCTACGACGACGGTCTGTGAAAAGACGCCAATATTAACGCGAAATATaacattttgtccaaaaaaagtTAAGCAAGGCAAGCCCCCAAAccaagggagagagagagaggcgtaACGAACTCAAGAGAGGCCAAAATCCGAATCCACTTCGCCATTTATACTTCCCGGCGGGGAAAAATCCAAAACGGAGTTTGCTTCTTCGTCCTCTGCTTCAGTTTCAATTGGTAAAAATAAATCCGTTTTTGTTATTTCCTGCGTTCATTTTTAGGGATTCAATGTTTCGTTGTGGTGATTTCAAATTACGTTGTGTTTCGCTCTAGGTCGTATTAGAATCAGGTGCAATTCTGTTTTGTTGAATTAATCTGGGGTTTTGTTAATTTAGGTAGTGATGAGTGGTGTTCCGAAGAGATCTCATGAAGAGGGTGTTACTCATccaccaccttcttcttcctcagcagCCAAGTACCCTCACGATGATTCAGGATCTTACCCTAAACCCACGCATCCTCCTGTAACTCCACCGCCTGCTCAagttcatcatcaccatcagcatcctcaatctcaatctcaacctCAGCCTCAACCTTACAGTCACACGCTTCCTCATCCTCATTCGCATCCTCACTCTCATCCACCACCActtgctgctgcttcttctgcTCCTTATGAGGTTGATTCTAGAGCGGTTAAGGTTGCCAGAAGTGAGCCtagagatggagagagacgcTCTCCTCTTGTTTATAGGTCTCCTTCGCTTCCCACCACTGTTTCTTCAAGTGACCCTCATTTGACTCACACCCCTGTGGTGTCCGAACCCAGTGCTAAGGATGACAGGGAAGTTAGGGCTGAGAGCCGAGATAACAGGAGTGATGGGAGAGAGTTATATGGTGAGACTAAGAGGGAGATTCAGGGTCCTAAAGGAGACAGAGATGTGAAGTTTGAGAGATCAGTCGATAACTTCAGCGGAAAAGGTAATACTGGAGGCTATTCTAGGAATGATGGTAGAGAGATATATGGTGAGACAAAGAGGGATACTCAGGGTCCTAAGAGTGACAGGGATTCcaagtttgagcgtccaggggATGATTTTAGCGGAAAAGGTAGTAATACTGGAAACTATACTAGGGATACCAAATTTGATAGGGAGAATCAGAACTATAATGAACAGAAAGGTGAGGTTAAAATGGAAAAGGACGGGTCTAGTCACTTGGCTTGGAAAGAGCAGAAGGATTACCATAGAGGGAAGAGAGTTGCTGAAGGTTCGACCGCAAATGTGGATTCATGGGTGGCATCCCGGGGTAATACGCAAGGCCCAACTGACGTCGTTGGGCCTAAAGATTCCTCGGCGCCTGTGGAGGGACCTCATTTAGAAGGATGTGAAACCGTCGGAGAAAACAAGGTTGATGCAAAAACAGAAGATAGATTTAAGGataaagataagaaaagaaaagagttgaaGCATCGAGAATGGGGGGACCGAGACAAGGATAGAAGCGACCGAAGAGGATCCGTGCTTGTTGGTAGTGTCATGAGTGAACCCAAAGAGATTggcagagaagaaagagaagccgATAGGTGGGAACGAGAGAGGATGGAGCAGAAAGAGCGCGAAAGgaataaagagaaagataaagacCATATCAAAAGAGAGGGGAGGACTGGCCCTGAGAAAGATGTCTCGCAAAATGAGAAAGAGTTGGGAGAAGCATCTGTCAAACCTGCAGAGCAGGAATATGTGGCACCAGAGCAGAAGAAGCAGAATGAACCGGATAATTGGGAAAAGGACGAAAGAGaatcaaaggaaaaaaggagagagagggaTGGTGATTCAGAGGCAGAAAGAGCTGAAAAGCGCAGCAGAATCGGTGAAAAGGAATCTGAAGATGGGTGTTTGGAGGGTGAAGGAGCTACAGAGAGGGAAAAGGATGCCTTCAATTATGGAGTTCAGCAGCGGAAGAGAGCGCTGAGACCGAGAGGCAGCCCACAAACTACAAACCGCGATCGTGTCCATTCACGGAGTCAGGACAACGAAGGGTGCGTCTTTTTCATTTAATCCTACCTATACTTCGTCTAATTATGTGTTTCTCATTGCTTAGCAGActcatttatatattaccatttAGAGGGACATACTCCATTGACTAAAATTGGAACCTATATAGTAAAATCTGCAGGTCATAATGCCGAATTATATGATGAAGGGGCTATTATTGTTGGAATATCCTATATGTCTTATCTCTTAGATGTTAGAACCCAAATTTGAATTTCTCTGGATTCCCTTCCTCCTCAACACTCCTTTTCTAGCTCCGTTAAGAATATTGTCTTTTATCACATAAGTTAGGTAATAGCTTAGCTcaagacttttcttttttgaaattaCTGACTTGTCTTTTAATGTATTATCCGtgtttcattgtttttattttgcagAGTACAAGGTAATCATTCATTTCTATATCCTTCTGAACGGATCGAGTTGCAATGCTTGGAGAATAACAGTAAACAAACCCGGTTAACTTGGCATTCGTCTTTTGCGTATCATTGAAATCGTCATCTACGAACAGACATTTTCTTGATAGCCAATCTATTTCGTGGTTTCTAGTCGTCCCTAGGTCGCAGTTCCTTACTCTCACAGTAGAATGTCAAATATAAAATTCTTCACGATCTAAAAAATTGGACAAAAAAGTTGGTTTGATCCTTAATGCCACTTTAGATTTGAGCTACTAAACGTTACTAAtatccttgattttttttttcatttgcagAATTTGTCTAAGTAGGTTTATTAAACTTTTATCAACTGCCTGTTACTTTTATCTTCTAATGTGCTGCTGTGCTAAAAATCAATTTGCAGTTTATAATTTGGTCAGACTGTCAGCTTTGCATTTTATTGTGATGATTCAGGCAAGTCAGAGATGTCGATAGTTGTTTACAAAGTTGGCGAATGTATGCAAGAACTGATTAAGCTGTGGAAAGAATATGATTTGTCCCAGCCTGACAAAAGCGGTGATTTCGCAAATAATGGCCCCACTCTCGAAGTTAGGATTCCAGCTGAGCATGTTACAGCTACAAATCGCCAAGTAAGACAGAATATAGATCCAATATGACTTGTGTCATAGTATCTCATATAGTCTTAGACTCTTAGTTCCAATCTGcatctttgtttgattaagCGTTATAATTTACTTTGCCTATTAATTTGGGAAAGACGGCTCTTTTTAGAGCATCCCTTCTTTGTTGTTTGCTGAGACCTTTGGCTCGTATCTATGCAGGTAAGAGGTGGCCAGCTATGGGGAACAGATATATACACAGACGATTCGGATCTTGTTGCTGGTACATGTCCTAATGAATCTTTGCAGTTGATGTCTTTGTTTGGTCCGAACATCACACTGATTCTAGTCTATCTGTCATCTAGTTCTCATGCATACAGGTTACTGTCGTCCCactgcttctcctcctccaccgacAATGCAAGAGTTGCGCGCTACTATTAGAGTCTTGCCGTCACAAGATTGTAAGTTAGCTTACCTCTATCTTGCTTATTATTCCTTAAATTAAGTGTTCCATGTCCATGGGCAAAAACTTCATACTATATTGCGTCTCTGTTTACAACAAGAAAGAACTTTTATCGAACTTTCATTCTAACTAAGAAATTGGTTAGACTACACCTCCAAGCTAAGGAACAATGTCCGCTCTCGAGCATGGGGAGCTGGAATCGGATGCAGTTACAGAGTTGAGCGGTGCTATATACTGAAGGTGATTTGACATCTGTAATCTGTCCTTTTATTACCTTGACAACCTTCTTCCACTATGTGCATAATATCCAGTTTATGAAATTTCTGATGATATGATTCCAGAAAGGAGGTGGaactattgaactggaacccTCGCTTACACACTCCTCAACTGTGGAGCCAACACTTGCACCAATGGCTGTTGAAAGATCTATGACCACCAGAGCTGCAGCTTCGGTATTTTTCCTTCCAGTTTGGAAATCTCTGCTCGCTTAGTGTTCCCATTCTTTACTTCATTTGGAATTTTGATCAGACTAATAGCAGTATTGTTGACTGCAAGCATTTGGTGCAATCTTCTACAACTATTGCAT is drawn from Camelina sativa cultivar DH55 chromosome 8, Cs, whole genome shotgun sequence and contains these coding sequences:
- the LOC104708240 gene encoding zinc finger CCCH domain-containing protein 13; translation: MSGVPKRSHEEGVTHPPPSSSSAAKYPHDDSGSYPKPTHPPVTPPPAQVHHHHQHPQSQSQPQPQPYSHTLPHPHSHPHSHPPPLAAASSAPYEVDSRAVKVARSEPRDGERRSPLVYRSPSLPTTVSSSDPHLTHTPVVSEPSAKDDREVRAESRDNRSDGRELYGETKREIQGPKGDRDVKFERSVDNFSGKGNTGGYSRNDGREIYGETKRDTQGPKSDRDSKFERPGDDFSGKGSNTGNYTRDTKFDRENQNYNEQKGEVKMEKDGSSHLAWKEQKDYHRGKRVAEGSTANVDSWVASRGNTQGPTDVVGPKDSSAPVEGPHLEGCETVGENKVDAKTEDRFKDKDKKRKELKHREWGDRDKDRSDRRGSVLVGSVMSEPKEIGREEREADRWERERMEQKERERNKEKDKDHIKREGRTGPEKDVSQNEKELGEASVKPAEQEYVAPEQKKQNEPDNWEKDERESKEKRRERDGDSEAERAEKRSRIGEKESEDGCLEGEGATEREKDAFNYGVQQRKRALRPRGSPQTTNRDRVHSRSQDNEGVQGKSEMSIVVYKVGECMQELIKLWKEYDLSQPDKSGDFANNGPTLEVRIPAEHVTATNRQVRGGQLWGTDIYTDDSDLVAVLMHTGYCRPTASPPPPTMQELRATIRVLPSQDYYTSKLRNNVRSRAWGAGIGCSYRVERCYILKKGGGTIELEPSLTHSSTVEPTLAPMAVERSMTTRAAASNALRQQRFVREVTIQYNLCNEPWIKYSISIVADKGLKKPLFTSARLKKGEVLYLETHSCRYELCFAGEKTIKAIQASQQQSSHEPMETDSINKSQNHLTNGDKTDSDNSLIDVFRWSRCKKPLPQKVMRSIGFPLPADHIEVLEENLDWEDVQWSQTGVWIAGKEYTLARVHFLSPN